In the genome of Pseudomonas sp. Teo4, the window TGGTCAATTCGAGTGTCCAACGCGGCCTGGCACCGCTGCAGATCCTCACCGGAGGCAAATGAGATGAGGCAGACGCTGTTAATCCTTGCCGCGTTTTGCAGTGCATCGGCCTTGGCCCAATCCCCCGTGATCAACGACGCCACCATCGACAGTTCCGGCGCGCAATACCAAGGCAACCTAGGCGTCAACCAGGCGGCGGGCGACCTGCAGCAACAGGCCAACGCACGGGCCATCGCCAATGGCCATGGGGCCAACGCCACCACCCAGATCCGCCAACGCCTGCAATCGGTGATAGACCCCAACATGGATGCCCGCGCCAGCATCCAGGGCGATGCCTTCAGCCATGGCAGCGGCGCACTGGGCGTTAACCAGAGCGCTGGCGCCAGCACCCAGCAAGCCAACGCACTGCGTATCAGCATTAGTTCACAACCGCAAAGCATCGACGACAGCGTCCTTCTGCAACAGAACGTGGCGCTGATCAACAGCTCCGATCCAACTGATGCCTCTCCCGGCTATCGCCAGGTCACCACCGGTGACCAGGCATTCACCGGTAGCCGTGGAGTCATCCAGTTGAATCAGAGCGCCGGGGTGGGCAACCAGACGGCAAACACCCTGAGCGTACGGGTCGCGAACTGACCCGAAAATGGGCAAAAAAGGTAAGAACAACACTTAACCGAAAAAAAAGACGGAGAAACACCATGAAACCCTCGATGGCACTTAAGCCTCTGGTTTTCGCAATTGCTGCGGTCATGGCTGTTGCTGCACAAGCGGATCAGAACGATCGGCGTGGAGGCCACCATGGCCACCACAATCCTCCTCCAAAACCCATCTACACCAAAGCTACTGCCGAAGCGAAAGACACTCAACGAAGCAACGACAACTTCGTGTTCAACGAAGGCACCATCAACTCGGCCGAGATGAGCGACTCCGCCACCGGCGCCAGCGGCAACGTCGGCATCAACGTGGCTGCCGGTAACGGCAACCAACAAGACAACGCTGCGGCCATCGCCAACAGCGCCTCCGACAACTCCGCCATCGACAACAGCTTCGTCTTCGGCGATGCCGAAGCCACCGCCAGTGTCGTTCAGCGAAGCAACAACAACACCGTCAAGAACTGGTCTACCCAGAGCTCTGCCGTCATGGCCGGCTCGGCTGACGGCAGCAGCGGCAACATGGGTATCAACATTGCTGGCGGCGACCTGAACCAGCAGAAAAACACCATGGCCATTGCCAACAACAGTGCGCCAATTGGTGATGCCACTGCCAAAGCCACCGCCAACCAGAGCGGCCCCGGCCTGACCGTGATCAACCGTGCCGACCGCACCTATCGGGTGGATACGATCACCATCACCACCTCGAAAAGCGGTTCGTCCTCGGCCAGCGGCTCGTTCGATGCCAACATCGACAAGAGCTCCAGCTCGAGCTTCAGCGTGGCTGGCTCGCAAAGCAGCAGCGCCAGCGGTTCGAAGAGCAGCAGCGCCAGTGGTTCGAGCAGCAGCAACTCCAGCGGCTCGAGCAGCATGAACTCCAGTGGCTCTAGCAGCAGCAGCGCCAGCGGTTCGAACAACATGGCAGCCAACGGCTCGAACAGCTGGGATGCCAGCGGTTCGCACAACTCGAGCTCCAGCTCCACCTCGAGTGCTTCGCTCAACGCTTCGCTGGACGCTTCGGTCAGCGCCGACGCAACCAGGACCTCGACCTTCGGCCCGTTCACCCGGACCCGCAGCGAGAGCTTCGACGGCTCGGTTAACGCCGACCTCGACGTAAGCGTCGACACCTCCCGCGACCGCACTCACGAGTCGTCCTTCGACAAGTCCTACGACTCGTCGTTCGACAAGTCGTACACCTCTTCGTACGACCGGACCCGTGACTCTTCGTACGACAAGTC includes:
- a CDS encoding heme utilization protein; its protein translation is MKPSMALKPLVFAIAAVMAVAAQADQNDRRGGHHGHHNPPPKPIYTKATAEAKDTQRSNDNFVFNEGTINSAEMSDSATGASGNVGINVAAGNGNQQDNAAAIANSASDNSAIDNSFVFGDAEATASVVQRSNNNTVKNWSTQSSAVMAGSADGSSGNMGINIAGGDLNQQKNTMAIANNSAPIGDATAKATANQSGPGLTVINRADRTYRVDTITITTSKSGSSSASGSFDANIDKSSSSSFSVAGSQSSSASGSKSSSASGSSSSNSSGSSSMNSSGSSSSSASGSNNMAANGSNSWDASGSHNSSSSSTSSASLNASLDASVSADATRTSTFGPFTRTRSESFDGSVNADLDVSVDTSRDRTHESSFDKSYDSSFDKSYTSSYDRTRDSSYDKSRDSSYEKSRDSSWEKAKASEWEKANASAFEKSGEKSSESSDSISKSYSEASEYAMSNSVSFQVLTPTGWANPVTNTATLSGSVNGGSGNLGVNVAAGVGNQQSNSLAISNTSM
- a CDS encoding adhesin, whose protein sequence is MRQTLLILAAFCSASALAQSPVINDATIDSSGAQYQGNLGVNQAAGDLQQQANARAIANGHGANATTQIRQRLQSVIDPNMDARASIQGDAFSHGSGALGVNQSAGASTQQANALRISISSQPQSIDDSVLLQQNVALINSSDPTDASPGYRQVTTGDQAFTGSRGVIQLNQSAGVGNQTANTLSVRVAN